ttataatttttaataaattttaactaataatcaaataaaatgaaaaactgAGAGGGTCTAATATGATTAAATATGAtacatgaattattataaatctcctaatgtttgtttttgattTCTACGGAACCCCACAAAAAATGTAATCGTGTTAGAtagtatatttttaacttttctcTAAAACTAATAAGCTCATCTGGACAAAGTAAAACGTGTATTTCCAATATAGCATCAAGGAAAATCTTATCGTTAAACATACTAGAAAGCGAATGCATGATTTGTACAAACAGCAACGTACATCGGTGACGAGAGCAAATGAAAGGCATCTAGCATCACAGCTTTCATGTAGCACGAGAATATTGTCCACCTAAATTACAACAGAATACACTTCATCCTATTcttcgggggggggggggggggggggcaaaaacaaaaggagagagagaaCCCAGGCCAGCTTACTGCTTACGACAAATTGAATGAGGTTTAAATATCGGTTATCATTCGAGATTCGTTTTCCACATAAAACGGCTGGGTATAACTTGGTGACGAGTGACTAAGAAGTGGGTTCAAATGCAGCTTGCTGATGCCAAACACCATTGAGATTGGACTGCCACAATCGGACCATTCCATCATGACCTGTAGTAGCCAAAGTCATTCCACTCATATCCCACTCCATTTGCCACACCTAAAAAACATTTAACGGTGGACATCCAGTAAGTAAGCAACACCTTGTCATATAATCCATCAAAAGCTAAGTTCCAAGATCCGTACGTATGATCTCtgaaaaacaaattgaaaagtAGGCCTGAACATATAAAGAGGCAAATCTAAAATCATATACCATGCCCTCATGACCTGACAGTAGTGCAACTCTCTCCACTGGGAGTCTTCCATCATGATCAGGGTTCAATCCAAGATGCCATATTGCAAGTCCCTTGTGGGTTGCAACCGCAATGATCTCATATGGTCTACAAGAAAATCATACCATAATATATGATTGTAACAGAACAGGTTCTTTCACATTTCATTGACAATGTAAAGACTGATGGTAGACATAACCACAGTCTGAGCCTAGTATAACAAAGTTCCTCACATTAGTTGACTTATATGGAATCATGGCTATCACGCCAATCCAACCTCATTTTGATGCCAGCCAAGCTATATGAGGAAGTCCAGGCCAATAAATGTGAttgtcatttttataaaattttacaagtATTTACCTGCCAATATTTGGTGCCCATGCAACAGCATAAACCTGATCACCCTTGTCCTCAGGCAGTGCCAGTTCTGCCACAGGAAGCCATCTTTGATGAGCCTGATCAAATTCCCAAACCTGTGGGGGAAAAGTATCACATGCCAGAGATGTAAAATCCCCCTCTCCAAACCCAATAGAAGGAAGATGTGGAAAAAATTTCTTCTGTTGAAATACTGAAATCTTTCACATTGTCACAGCTTGTATCATTTGCAAGGTTATGCACAGTTCAGAGATGGAGAGACAATTCCAAAATGCAACCATAGAAAAGTATAGATATTACGGctgaaatcaataaaataacagGGCAAAATTGTAGCATTGAGTTACCTTAGAAGAATTAAGCTCTGGTGTATTTGAATTAAAGCCTACAAGGAAGCTGGATTCCTGGCTTCCACCTTTTTGTGGATTCCAAGATATGGATGCTGAGAGGCATGAAGCCTTTCCAAATGAAGACACTGACTCaataacattttgaaattcagCCTAAAAAGAGAGAacagaaataaaagaataataagttGATATTCTAGCAGTAAGAATATTTAGTATGACATTTCATGACTCAAAGGGAAGGTATAATTCGAGCAATAGGTAAAACAAGTTAGTATCACCTGAAGCTGCCAGTTTCTCAGTTCCAAGGGATCCGAGAGCTCAAAAACTCTTACATTACCATCTGAATATGCAGCAACCTATAAtgttcataaaattaataaataagagtAAATAATTAGTGCACTAGATATAAGCATGCTTACAGAATTTCACATAAAAGAATGCAGCCACAATGTAACCAGGgagaaatagataaaataaaaatgtgaaacTGCATCCAATAAACTGACAAATAAAATTACAGATGAGATGACTATTtgaaatttagatataaaaaacacaatttccaaaataaatatcaattaaattgTTCAGGCTATATAATCTAACCATTTTCAAACTAGCAAGAGAGATTCCAAATTGAACATCAAGGACTTTGCTTGAACTGTTTCCAAAGCTTTTACACATCTTCCACTGAAGAGACTGGGAATCTGCACAAAGGCAACCTTAATTTTCAGACTTTCAGCATTAACTGGATAAAGCTCCTTAAAAGATGTAGTAACTTATTGAATGAAAAGCTCTGAGCTGTTAACAGAAAAcgtatgaaaattaaactagtGGATGTAAAAATAAGTACAGAAAATGTAAAACAATAAACATAGCATGCCATCAACATTGTATCACCAAACCAGGGTTTATTTCCAACATTTTAACAGCCATCGTACAACTCTGCTCCTAAGCTCAAGCGATAGAGTGTTTATTATAAGAAgcgtatttttcaattttagctGAAAAAAGAGAGTTAATGATACCTTCTGCGACCTCCTCCCACAATGACACAATTCCATCGGCAGAAATGCACGCAACTGCATCACCATATTCTGGCGGAATCCAAACAATCTTCACGATGTTTCCTTCTAGAACCTTAACAATTTCAGGGGAGAGTAAGCACACACAATGTAGGTATCGTCGATAACTGAATCTTAGTCCGAATTACAGAAAATGAACTTAGAATTTATTTATTGGTGTTTTAATAAAAGTGATCTAGTCCGAATTACATTAGATTATTGAataaaagcaaatgaaagtggAAAAGAATCGAAAGACGAACCCTAGATTTGAAAGTAGAACGgagggaggaagaagaaggcGGCTCGCGGGAATCGAAGATTGAAAGAGTGCCATCGGCGGAACCCGCAGCGAGCCTGGTGCCAGAATAGTTCCATGATGTGCAGGTTGTGCCATTATCAAGAGTCAACAACTCCTTCGCCATTTTCTCCTTCACTGAGCACTCAAACTGCCCAAACCTAAAAACTTGTTTCCGGGACTAACACGCCCACCAATCCAATTCATTCCGAcaagtttattttaaatgaaaaattaaaatataaaactacctgacattgtttttatcttttaaaatatttaatttatttagtttttttattaacttttcatttgcatatttttcgtcatttatatttttaatttctaatagtagggttttaatttttttttttagtgaatttggtttgatatttttatagttatttcTTTACATctttagaataaataaaaatacattaatttttaataaatttgaaaaattaatatataattttatgtattgatAAATTGTAactgaaagaagaagaaaaataccttaaaacaatattcattaaataccattttttcttttgtaaattatatta
The nucleotide sequence above comes from Glycine soja cultivar W05 chromosome 11, ASM419377v2, whole genome shotgun sequence. Encoded proteins:
- the LOC114374077 gene encoding protein SEH1-like, producing MAKELLTLDNGTTCTSWNYSGTRLAAGSADGTLSIFDSREPPSSSSLRSTFKSRVLEGNIVKIVWIPPEYGDAVACISADGIVSLWEEVAEDSQSLQWKMCKSFGNSSSKVLDVQFGISLASLKMVAAYSDGNVRVFELSDPLELRNWQLQAEFQNVIESVSSFGKASCLSASISWNPQKGGSQESSFLVGFNSNTPELNSSKVWEFDQAHQRWLPVAELALPEDKGDQVYAVAWAPNIGRPYEIIAVATHKGLAIWHLGLNPDHDGRLPVERVALLSGHEGMVWQMEWDMSGMTLATTGHDGMVRLWQSNLNGVWHQQAAFEPTS